The Syngnathus typhle isolate RoL2023-S1 ecotype Sweden linkage group LG16, RoL_Styp_1.0, whole genome shotgun sequence genome includes a region encoding these proteins:
- the eapp gene encoding E2F-associated phosphoprotein isoform X1, which produces MNKFGDVDSYELEEPSDEERAASSSEDELDVLLSGTPEQKKKLIREYLTGESESSSDDDFEKEMEAELSSTLRTMEDTWTPAGTVQGSGSGGEDPTHVEPRMYDNIYFDSDSDEDHQPSDSAGRRMMTNDELLYDPDEDERDQAWVDARRGYRVMKRPAMSAHPRRPGPKSLPSSDAVLNCPACMTTLCLDCQRHEKYRTQYRAMFVMNCSVNKEQVLRYKKQMDRTPGKKWNRMREQATAAPVGMDADEAYHPVQCSECSTEVAVLDKDEVYHFFNILSSHC; this is translated from the exons ATGAACAAATTCGGTGATGTCGACTCGTATGAGCTCGAGGAGCCGAGCGACGAAGAGAGAGCAGCAAGCAG TTCAGAGGACGAGCTGGACGTGCTTCTTAGCGGCACGCCGGagcagaagaagaagctgatccGAGAATACCTGACGGGTGAGAGCGAGTCGTCCAGCGATGACGACTTTGAGAAGGAGATGGAGGCCGAGCTCAGCTCCACCCTCAGGACCATGGAGGACACCTGGACGCCCGCTGGCACAG TCCAGGGTTCAGGAAGCGGAGGCGAAGACCCAACACACGTCGAGCCACGGATGTACGACAACATCTACtttgactcggactcggacgaAGACCACCAGCCAA GTGATTCGGCCGGCCGGCGCATGATGACCAATGACGAGCTGCTGTACGACCCCGACGAGGACGAGCGGGACCAGGCCTGGGTAGACGCCAGGCGCGG GTATCGTGTGATGAAGCGCCCTGCGATGTCTGCTCACCCGCGGCGCCCGGGGCCCAAAAGTCTTCCCAGCAGCGACGCCGTCCTCAACTGTCCTGCTTGCATGACCACGCTGTGTCTCGACTGTCAGCG ACACGAGAAGTACCGCACGCAGTACCGCGCCATGTTCGTCATGAACTGCAGCGTGAATAAAGAGCAAGTTCTGCGCTACAAGAAGCAAATGGACAGGACGCCGGGAAAGAAATGGAACCGCATGAGAGAGCAGGCGACAGCAGCGCCTGTCGGGATGGACGCCGATGAGGCATACCATCCCGTGCAGTGCTCTGAGTGCTCCACAGAGGTTGCTGTGCTAGATAAGGACGAGGTCTACCACTTCTTCAACATCCTGTCCAGCCACTGCTGA
- the eapp gene encoding E2F-associated phosphoprotein isoform X4, whose protein sequence is MNKFGDVDSYELEEPSDEERAASSSEDELDVLLSGTPEQKKKLIREYLTGESESSSDDDFEKEMEAELSSTLRTMEDTWTPAGTVQGSGSGGEDPTHVEPRMYDNIYFDSDSDEDHQPSDSAGRRMMTNDELLYDPDEDERDQAWVDARRGRYRVMKRPAMSAHPRRPGPKSLPSSDAVLNCPACMTTLCLDCQRHEKYRTQYRAMFVMNCSVNKEQVLRYKKQMDRTPGKKWNRMREQATAAPVGMDADEAYHPVQCSECSTEVAVLDKDEVYHFFNILSSHC, encoded by the exons ATGAACAAATTCGGTGATGTCGACTCGTATGAGCTCGAGGAGCCGAGCGACGAAGAGAGAGCAGCAAGCAG TTCAGAGGACGAGCTGGACGTGCTTCTTAGCGGCACGCCGGagcagaagaagaagctgatccGAGAATACCTGACGGGTGAGAGCGAGTCGTCCAGCGATGACGACTTTGAGAAGGAGATGGAGGCCGAGCTCAGCTCCACCCTCAGGACCATGGAGGACACCTGGACGCCCGCTGGCACAG TCCAGGGTTCAGGAAGCGGAGGCGAAGACCCAACACACGTCGAGCCACGGATGTACGACAACATCTACtttgactcggactcggacgaAGACCACCAGCCAA GTGATTCGGCCGGCCGGCGCATGATGACCAATGACGAGCTGCTGTACGACCCCGACGAGGACGAGCGGGACCAGGCCTGGGTAGACGCCAGGCGCGG CAGGTATCGTGTGATGAAGCGCCCTGCGATGTCTGCTCACCCGCGGCGCCCGGGGCCCAAAAGTCTTCCCAGCAGCGACGCCGTCCTCAACTGTCCTGCTTGCATGACCACGCTGTGTCTCGACTGTCAGCG ACACGAGAAGTACCGCACGCAGTACCGCGCCATGTTCGTCATGAACTGCAGCGTGAATAAAGAGCAAGTTCTGCGCTACAAGAAGCAAATGGACAGGACGCCGGGAAAGAAATGGAACCGCATGAGAGAGCAGGCGACAGCAGCGCCTGTCGGGATGGACGCCGATGAGGCATACCATCCCGTGCAGTGCTCTGAGTGCTCCACAGAGGTTGCTGTGCTAGATAAGGACGAGGTCTACCACTTCTTCAACATCCTGTCCAGCCACTGCTGA
- the eapp gene encoding E2F-associated phosphoprotein isoform X3: MNKFGDVDSYELEEPSDEERAASSSEDELDVLLSGTPEQKKKLIREYLTGESESSSDDDFEKEMEAELSSTLRTMEDTWTPAGTVQGSGSGGEDPTHVEPRMYDNIYFDSDSDEDHQPTSAGDSAGRRMMTNDELLYDPDEDERDQAWVDARRGYRVMKRPAMSAHPRRPGPKSLPSSDAVLNCPACMTTLCLDCQRHEKYRTQYRAMFVMNCSVNKEQVLRYKKQMDRTPGKKWNRMREQATAAPVGMDADEAYHPVQCSECSTEVAVLDKDEVYHFFNILSSHC, from the exons ATGAACAAATTCGGTGATGTCGACTCGTATGAGCTCGAGGAGCCGAGCGACGAAGAGAGAGCAGCAAGCAG TTCAGAGGACGAGCTGGACGTGCTTCTTAGCGGCACGCCGGagcagaagaagaagctgatccGAGAATACCTGACGGGTGAGAGCGAGTCGTCCAGCGATGACGACTTTGAGAAGGAGATGGAGGCCGAGCTCAGCTCCACCCTCAGGACCATGGAGGACACCTGGACGCCCGCTGGCACAG TCCAGGGTTCAGGAAGCGGAGGCGAAGACCCAACACACGTCGAGCCACGGATGTACGACAACATCTACtttgactcggactcggacgaAGACCACCAGCCAA CGTCTGCAGGTGATTCGGCCGGCCGGCGCATGATGACCAATGACGAGCTGCTGTACGACCCCGACGAGGACGAGCGGGACCAGGCCTGGGTAGACGCCAGGCGCGG GTATCGTGTGATGAAGCGCCCTGCGATGTCTGCTCACCCGCGGCGCCCGGGGCCCAAAAGTCTTCCCAGCAGCGACGCCGTCCTCAACTGTCCTGCTTGCATGACCACGCTGTGTCTCGACTGTCAGCG ACACGAGAAGTACCGCACGCAGTACCGCGCCATGTTCGTCATGAACTGCAGCGTGAATAAAGAGCAAGTTCTGCGCTACAAGAAGCAAATGGACAGGACGCCGGGAAAGAAATGGAACCGCATGAGAGAGCAGGCGACAGCAGCGCCTGTCGGGATGGACGCCGATGAGGCATACCATCCCGTGCAGTGCTCTGAGTGCTCCACAGAGGTTGCTGTGCTAGATAAGGACGAGGTCTACCACTTCTTCAACATCCTGTCCAGCCACTGCTGA
- the eapp gene encoding E2F-associated phosphoprotein isoform X2, which produces MNKFGDVDSYELEEPSDEERAASSSEDELDVLLSGTPEQKKKLIREYLTGESESSSDDDFEKEMEAELSSTLRTMEDTWTPAGTVQGSGSGGEDPTHVEPRMYDNIYFDSDSDEDHQPTSAGDSAGRRMMTNDELLYDPDEDERDQAWVDARRGRYRVMKRPAMSAHPRRPGPKSLPSSDAVLNCPACMTTLCLDCQRHEKYRTQYRAMFVMNCSVNKEQVLRYKKQMDRTPGKKWNRMREQATAAPVGMDADEAYHPVQCSECSTEVAVLDKDEVYHFFNILSSHC; this is translated from the exons ATGAACAAATTCGGTGATGTCGACTCGTATGAGCTCGAGGAGCCGAGCGACGAAGAGAGAGCAGCAAGCAG TTCAGAGGACGAGCTGGACGTGCTTCTTAGCGGCACGCCGGagcagaagaagaagctgatccGAGAATACCTGACGGGTGAGAGCGAGTCGTCCAGCGATGACGACTTTGAGAAGGAGATGGAGGCCGAGCTCAGCTCCACCCTCAGGACCATGGAGGACACCTGGACGCCCGCTGGCACAG TCCAGGGTTCAGGAAGCGGAGGCGAAGACCCAACACACGTCGAGCCACGGATGTACGACAACATCTACtttgactcggactcggacgaAGACCACCAGCCAA CGTCTGCAGGTGATTCGGCCGGCCGGCGCATGATGACCAATGACGAGCTGCTGTACGACCCCGACGAGGACGAGCGGGACCAGGCCTGGGTAGACGCCAGGCGCGG CAGGTATCGTGTGATGAAGCGCCCTGCGATGTCTGCTCACCCGCGGCGCCCGGGGCCCAAAAGTCTTCCCAGCAGCGACGCCGTCCTCAACTGTCCTGCTTGCATGACCACGCTGTGTCTCGACTGTCAGCG ACACGAGAAGTACCGCACGCAGTACCGCGCCATGTTCGTCATGAACTGCAGCGTGAATAAAGAGCAAGTTCTGCGCTACAAGAAGCAAATGGACAGGACGCCGGGAAAGAAATGGAACCGCATGAGAGAGCAGGCGACAGCAGCGCCTGTCGGGATGGACGCCGATGAGGCATACCATCCCGTGCAGTGCTCTGAGTGCTCCACAGAGGTTGCTGTGCTAGATAAGGACGAGGTCTACCACTTCTTCAACATCCTGTCCAGCCACTGCTGA
- the sptssa gene encoding serine palmitoyltransferase small subunit A, producing the protein MALSDCWKNLSWFYRQYLLVTALYMLEPWERTVFNSLLVSVAGMAVYTGYVFMPQHIMAILRYFQMLQ; encoded by the exons ATGGCTCTCAGCGACTGCTGGAAGAACCTGTCGTGGTTCTACCGCCAGTACCTTCTGGTGACGGCTCTCTACATGCTGGAGCCGTGGGAGAGGACAGTCTTCA ACTCACTGCTGGTCAGCGTGGCGGGCATGGCGGTGTACACGGGCTACGTGTTCATGCCGCAGCACATCATGGCCATCCTGCGCTACTTCCAGATGCTCCAATGA